The nucleotide window CTGGGTTTCCAGGAGGTTTAGTTTAATCAAGTGTACTGCTTAGAAAGTGATTAGTTTAACTCCTGGAAAGTTTGGTTAAGATGTTTAATAAAAACAACTGCCAAACGTAAGTTTGTTTTGCAGGCCATCCATTGTGTATAACTTTTTCCAAAAGTTTGCATGTATGTATTTATATAGGTAATTAAAAAATGTGTCAAATGATTTGCTTGTTAAGGGTATAGGGCTCAGGCCGCCCAGTAAGGCGAGCCTCGCCCAGATGGGCGGGGAACAGGTGTCAGGCAGTGAACGCCTTTCACAATAAAAAACCCGGATTAATCCGGGTGCTTGGTGATAGTGAGAACAAAGAATCATTCTCCCTCATTTTCTTTCAGCTTAATAGCCAGCAATCTTCTGGCTCGGTGTAATTGTGACTTAATTGTGCTCACTAGAGCATCGGACTCATCAGCTATTTCTTGCAGAGTTAGTTCTCTGAAATAGCGGGCAATTAATATGTTCCGGTTTTTCAACTTGAGGTTTTTTAGGCAAGCCCAAAGCTGTTCATTTTCTTCGGCCAGAAGTATTGAATCCGGGGTAACTCGATATGTGGGCGTTTCCTTTAGTGACAAGTTGTTTAGTGACCGAGTGGGGTGTTTGCGACGGTGAACGTCGAGAGCAATATTCAGTGCGATGCGAAGTAACCATTTGCCAAAACATTTTGGATCACGAAGTTTGTCGATATTCCTCCATGCTTGAAAAAAAGTCTTTTGTAAAACATCTTGTGCGTCATCAATGTTTTTCACGTGAAAAACTACTTTCTTGTAAATTGATTTGTTGTATCTTTGATAGAGTTCGCTAAAAGCCGCTTGGTTTCCGTTTTTGGATGCCACGGCTAATTGTTCTATAGAGGCGATTTCTATCAAGGGCTGTAGTTGATTATCCATGTCGTTGATACCTCGTGGTTTTGAATTGATTGGAAAGGAGCAATAATTGAGTATAGTTTAGATATCGTAAAATACAAGTGCCTTAAACATTGTCAGGCGTCATTGACTTTTTCAAAAAAAATTATAAAATTAATCAGTTGTACTTTGGAAAATGTGTGTCTCTTAGGAAGATGGAGGTTCCGATGTCGGTTTTAACGCTTGACGAAGTGCGGATGTTGATGGAAGTTCCCGATCGAAAACCGTGTTACGAGATAAGGCAAGTGCCTCCGCGGACGAACACGGCAATTGTGTATTGTAACGATCCATGGTTTCGCGATTCGCATAAGCAATTTTTTCGCAGGGAGCTTCATCTCGGATTGGAGCGCGGTGCGGAAGATTTTTTGCCGTGTCCTGTGCTTGGTGGTGGTGCGATTTTTGTTCATCCCAAGGTGGCTGCGGCGCAGATTCAATCATTGGGAGACACACTTGAGACGTTGAGGACGAGTTTTGGTACCATCACAGAATTGCCAATGATCGGCCACTTTGGCTGTAAGCGTATGGCAAGGATTTATCAGCAAATGGGTCTACCTCTTGATTCTGGGACCGATTACGTCAGACGTGATTTGGTCACACTTGCTCGCGCTTTCGAGTCGCGTAATCAGGTGTCGGTTTGCCCTATCGGTCAACTGTTTCGCGACTTTAGTTTGCTG belongs to bacterium and includes:
- a CDS encoding sigma-70 family RNA polymerase sigma factor; this encodes MDNQLQPLIEIASIEQLAVASKNGNQAAFSELYQRYNKSIYKKVVFHVKNIDDAQDVLQKTFFQAWRNIDKLRDPKCFGKWLLRIALNIALDVHRRKHPTRSLNNLSLKETPTYRVTPDSILLAEENEQLWACLKNLKLKNRNILIARYFRELTLQEIADESDALVSTIKSQLHRARRLLAIKLKENEGE